The Drosophila innubila isolate TH190305 chromosome 2R unlocalized genomic scaffold, UK_Dinn_1.0 1_C_2R, whole genome shotgun sequence DNA window GTgctcaaattgttttttttttttttaattattatttattattactatatattatattattttcatattacattgtttacaatttgtttttgttaattgttgtttgtatttcttgtttgttgttttgcaatttcatcaagtgaaacacacacacgaaaaactttacaaaaataatgagaaaaaaaaggaaaattttgttggtgttttaaataatgcaactaaacaattttttaacctaattttttttttttgctattcatccacaattttaataacaattcttgttgttgtcgtaacGCAAACGCATGTAAAGTGCgtaaatgtgtgtgagtgtgtgtaggtgaatgtatgtgtgtgtgttagtgtgtagCTTTCGAACGCCGCCATTTTGTTGATGTATTTGTGTTGAATATATCGTTTAATTGTGATTcgatttttaaagtaaatggCGCGTAGAAAAGTTACATGCGTTTGCGATTTGTATAAGATTTAAGTATAAGTTTTCTTTAAGTTGTAGTTTAATGTATTAGTGTGGTTCTGTGTGTGtcaataatacaattaatCCTTAATTTGTAATCATCAGTTTTGGGTGCAGCTTTAACAGACTGCTCCTCATAGTTATGTGTCCAATCATCAttcaatttttgcatttgcctttgcattttgcatttgctatgttattataattattattgttgccgaTGTGTCGTCCTGCCTCTCTTCCCATCCAAATCTACTCCGCCTACTGtacttgttgttcttgtttttcttgtagtagttgttgctgcttgttgtagttgttggttgttggttgtcgattgttggtttgttttcttttgtattgtGTGTTGCGTAGCTGGATGTTGTTTGCTTACACAATGGTTATCAAATCTCAATTGTAAATCTCCACCTTGATATCGCCATCATTCTCCTTCTCGATCATGCCCTCATTGGCCGCATTATTCCAGGCTCCATTCATGCTCTTCGACGATGAGAAGCACAACTTCATGATGAATGGAAATTTGGTGCCTATATTATGCGTGCGGATCAGAGATGGACATGggtgaaaaaaagaaatggaagGGGATAGAAAAAATGCATAGTTATAGAATAAATGGTGATCCTTTGTTGCTAAaaagcatttgtttttttttatagtattgTTTGTAGTAATGTGTATAAGTGTTGTATATCTGAATtaagttattttgtttttcgcaGAGTTTTCATTTGGGAAATCGGGGGGAAAAGGATGCGGATGAGGAAAGGGAGGTGACTTTAGTTGAATAATAGGATAAACGCTAACTTCCACTTTGATGCATGCCGAGTTTATGACCTAGACCTAAAATCATAGAAACcctattttatttgctacgtgcaattaaaatcattaagCTCAATACCTCTAATTTAACCCCCTACCCTTACTGGTGTGCTGGATAACCACCTAACCGAGGAGCCTAACCGAGTTTTATGTGCCAATTAAATTGCGGCAACCGTCATAAAAATACTTGGCCGTGCCACGTTCTATATGCCAATGCAATCAAAATCATTCAAACGTAAAAATTGCCAACCatcagagaaaaaaaaaaaaacacactcaaatatatatatatagactttataaatacagcaacaacacacacacacacatacacacacacacaaagggacataaaatatttgctagaTGCATAATTTCAcagcctgaaagtatgcaatggcAACTGTTTGCATTTAGCATTTGATATTTGCATGCactgcactatggtccggatgaagattttttaggaataaattaatagctcGAGAacgaataaagtttttttggtctagtcttttgcattgggcctatgatataaatacgcaaatggcctagaaaagtgggcgtggtgccgcctttgttttcgattttgcgatatttaaattttttgtttttcaaccTATCATGACCAAACTTACAGGTTAGGCGTGTTAATATGCCTGTAACGTGTTGGCAAAATTTCatccaaatcggacaactatatcatatagaaataataggaattatcagtcgaaaagtcattttttttctaaaaactcaatttttttccaaaatatctgaccaaacttatcgtatataagtgatattatgctcCTCACATTCGGGCTAACATATATCAAGATCGGAATACTATCATTTATTATGTCctattgttcaaattattaaaatcggtcgtgaactaactttttgtatgaaactggaaatttctattttttgtcgattgtaaagatttatcatttattcaatacgtaaacacgagtttttgtaattttcgccaatgcgcacaataaaataagccaaaaaatcataattttggtcattttgtctCATGTGTTGTCGCCACACTTTAAACGAATACGCATTTTATAACGTGAGGTTACCTGAAATAAAGTGAGattgtgaaaaatgcgcaaaaatgcgcaacttgagcttaatagtacaattttagaattgatcaatcttcaaaatgcatatagtcacATTGCTGACAAGTGCTGACAAAATTAGTTATATCttataaaagataaaatttaattgaaaaaattttttttcgaggcaagtttttaaattacagatGGCAACATatagcattttgattttaagcaacacagatatataaacacaaaatacaaaccacaatgaatataatccatgataaattttgttaataaagctTTTAAGTACGTGCTGTAAGagaattcaaattaaccttaaaaATGCGCATATGCGTTTCATGTGCTCTTTGTTCAAATGAACTCTGTTCAACAGCTGATTGCTGAACAGTGTTGAGAAATGTTAAGATTttagttatgcaacatttgagctTGATGTGTTTTGAATACATCGCCATAAAAATATCGGTACTTTgaacatgtttataaaatgacttaattcctaaaaaatcttcatccggaccatagtgcactgcatgttgtgcgtgtgtgtgagcgtcTGTATGTGCATAGTGTATTTTGAGTGTATTTGCATTCCTTACACTTTTAATTACTATTTACTATGCACTCGAGCGGCACTcgatgcagcagcagcagcaacagcaacagcagcagcagcagaaatgcatcaacaataacaaatttgcaCACAGCACCCACCAAAATATTGACAAAAtattcacacatacatacaacacacacacacacacacacaaacacaaatctTTCCCATTTTCATGGGGAAAAGTCTTCGTTGTGTTTGGTTATTtgcataaaagatttttacgCAAGGTGTAAACAATGACAGGAGCACGATGCAGTTGAATaggttaatttattaaatggcaGAACAAAAAACTTCAGTTATTGAAATACTAATTTAAAtagcagaaaaaataaaaattataatttaaaaaaatattttaaaattgtaattctctcaaacggttttttttttatttttattccctTCTGTTTATAATATCAGAACTCAAAAtttatgctttatttaatttaatatttaatttaaattcttttacgGATTAAACTTTGTACTACtgatttttagattttttttaattaaatgagtaATTCCTACGCAAACGACCTTAACTGTAAATCAGgtatattcataaaaaatatgcattattAGCAACAAAACAAGTGTATCCATAAGAACTTTGGCAATGACAGCGACTCATTGGCAATTTACTTGCTaggcaaaatcaaaaatcgaAAAAGGATAAAAAACAAAGGCAAATCGTTTGGCAATCAAATGTTGATTATTTTACGAGCGAGATTGTtgcaaatgatgatgatgacgatgttgTAAGGGAAATAATTGCCATGTTGACAAGGTAAATAAAtggcaaaacaaaatgcaaatatgaaAGTAATAATCGTAATGCGGCCCAAGCAAGGGGAAAATAAGGaggttgaaatatttatggacAAAGTTTTATGGGTCGTCAAGTTTCGAGAGAGAAgggagatttttgaaatctaCGAAAAGTAACCAGTAAAAGTCGCAGCTGCTGGAAAAATACTGAAACAGTAATAGGCTTCCTGTAAATGTTATATAGGAGGGCGCGTTTACAAGTCCTATTAAATAACTGGCAACTGAAATTGTTTATCTTAAttaccaaattaaaattttcaacgcGACGCGGACGCAACTCTTAACTAAAAACTTTTCTCTAGCTCCATCCCAAATATAAAACCAGTTAAAGAACATGAAAAGCTAAAGTTTTGCGCAGCTTGAGGCATGTGGAAGATGGGAGGAGGGTGGATGGTGGAGGGTGGAGGGGTGTGCGGTGTAGGCTTATTGCGAGTGTGATGATGAAGTGGAAGGAGgaggtgttttttttttttttttggtgtgcGGCAGCAAAAGTCAAAAGGCCATGCAAAATGGCCTCCTGAATACTTTAAAGCCGAAGCAAAATgaatgttgcctactttttggGGTGTATGATGAAgatatttcttgtttttgaatttttatgggataggtagtttttttttgcgaaaaTTTTGTGTAACTTTTTCATTTGATTCTCAATATTGGAACTGGCcatatgtaaacaaatttttgaatggGCCAAACTTTGGAATAACACTTAAACACAACACTATCTCACCTTTACCCTCAATAGGCAGATGGTTGCACTTCATGATGGCCAAAACAGCTTGCGAAATGTTGGGGAACTCGATCAGACCCGACGATGAGCGCTCTGTCTTCAATGGGAATAGACGCACCGATGTGGCTGGCACCTCCTTAATATTGAATATGCCAATGAGCTGATCCTCGGTGAGACCGGGCGGTGTATTGAAGAAGTGCAAGAtctaaatagaaataataattgttatatataattaaaaaaaaatattatatttaaataaatttactttgctCGGTGGTTGAATGCGATTCTTGCTGGCCTGGGCCGGTGATAGGAAACGATTGTTTTTGGAGCCAGTGTACTCCTTGAAGCTGGGTGTATGATCCGGCAGCAAGAATGGATTGATTACCTCCGATAGGAAGTTCTGCTTTGAGAATGCAATCTGTATTTTGCCGCCAGTGCCAACGGGAATGTTATTCAAATGTTGCACGCAACGTTCAACAGCAACCGAATCGCCCATTTGTACCATGGCGGTGCCTTCCTTTGTCTTCAAGAACTTgatctaataaataaaagaaacaaaagtttggtttgaaatacttttcaattaaaatagtcagatataatattattttatcatataattcataacaaataaaagcgCTTTCTGTACAATACAATTCTCTACAAGTAAATTCCAAATCTAAAGCTTCtcatgattattattaaactgTGTCAGCTGCAACTCAACTTTaactataaatttgtagaaactTTCTAAGTTTCTGCTTTAAAATCGTCAAACTATTTCCACAAGCTGTCACATTTCTCTCCCGCTCCTGGTTGCCACTTGTCAGCTGCAACTGTCACCTCAATTTGTGTcgcaaatgtaaataaatgcaattatgtGGCAGGCGCACTTATATTCAATTCCATTCATTCACCCACtcacattcattcattcattcaactCCCACTTTAGCAGACCCATTTACACTCATACACTCACCGACTGACGACTGTCACCGTCGAGTGTTGACCTGTCGACACGGGCGCcatttgattgaattttcTTGCAGTGTACGGACTCTTAACCCGACCCCGAACTCACGAACTCAACCCCCCATCCCGTTGATCCATGGCATGTGTGCGGAGctcagcattttttttttattgagttcaatttaaaatttacttcaaAACGAAATTATCAAATTGAATGTCGCCCTTAATTTGCTGTCCATTGTAAATTCAATATGTGGCAGATACACATGTTTGAGAGTGTGTGGTTATTATCAATATTTCATTTAGAAGGTACGTgacaaattgccaaaaaaatagCCAAACAGTTTTTAATACTCGGTAGCTGACAAACTAGGAGAAACCCATTTCTCCTTAGTTgacattaaacaaataaaattattttattacataattGTTCGATAAATAATGGCAAACAAAGCTGCAGAgtgatgaaataaaatttaaatttataaattttgatattctgcaaggaaatcggttaaaattAGACAAAGATTTGACAGTTTGATAGATTCTCAAACagagttaaaatatttttaaatcgttGTCGATTTatcgatgtatttttttattactagtATAGAGTAACTTTCAGTCGAGCAATTGCAATACAAGAGgccttctgttttttttttataattttaagctgGCCCTTAACAGACCCTAAAATAAAGCACACGAGCTACAGTTATAAATGCTTGACATGTTAGGGCGTGGCCAAGAGACCCATTTAATGCgcttattttacaaatttgagAGCGACTAATTGGATAGTGTGTAAAATAATCACTTTGTTTTTTAGTTGTACTTTCCTTTCAAATTGGTTAATAAGTCCAACTTTACTTTTGGCTATTGCCTGTAATAGCCAACAATTTATGGCCAAACACTTTTCACTCGGCACCTTGCGGCTAAAACTCATAAAGATAATTAACCATAACCAACATTTCGAGTGCAATAATAATTGCAAGAGCAATAGTGAAAGTGAAAAATCTATGGAAAATATGTTTGGCTTGTTGCCCGGTTGGTCGGTTTGTCGATTGGTTTGGTCGGTTGTGGTTAGTTAACTTGGCCGTTAGTTAGTTAACTTGGCAATTGAAATTCGCAGTCGCAGCTGCTGTGAGGCATTGAACTCAATAGTGAAAACCAGTTTTCCAACTGCACAAAATAGCTTTTCATGcgattatttctattttttttggctttgtttgcATTGACTTAATTTGGCGCAACACGCATAAAAAATGcgctcaaatatttttaagtgtcTTTGCCAAATGTCATTTATGTCTGTTAATTTGCTagatttgttatattttttgtgttggtatttttaaattatatattgcaGCGGAAAATTGCAGCGATTGGGTTGAGCTTGGGTCAACTGGGCTATAACTGCAGGCATTTCGGGCCAAATAAGTACAGGCTGGTCTTGGTCTAGTTTCCACTTAAAAGTGACAGGcaaattgtttgttgattttgttgctaGCAGCACaaacagtagcagcaacaacaacaatcacttGATAATCAAGTCAAGTGTTTAGTATAACTCAAAAGCGAAAAAATAATAGGAAAAGTTGCTAAACtaaatttatctttatatctcttttgatatttaaaaatatcaacttcccaactttttaatatgtatttctttcagcaattgttaaattatattatttaacagttgtaatttatatacaaatttagtttgctttatttataacaCCTTTTTGTTTATCAACTTAATTAATGAGGAAAACTGTATTTAAGCCAATTTGTGATATAAATATTCAGTCAGTTTTCATTGACAATTTCAAGCAAAAGTTTGAGTAAACATTTATTATGTGTGTTtgccaagcagcagcaacaaagcaatcacataacataaaatattaaatgtttaatttgcaACTTAAATCCTCAaccaaatttaacattaattaagcagtaaataatttaaattcaacacaaaaaaaaaatggacgtTGTAAAGAGATTATAATATATGTGAATGGTTTGTtggatattaaaattaaagcgtAAAGCTAAACAAATTGTTATCAACGGGCTGCAGTCCCAAGAGGAATCAGAGAGTTTGGACCCAATATAAAtctatacataaaatatatacatatatttcaatatcGAAATGCATACGCTTGAATGAAGCGCATATAAATGAATACAACTGGAAGTGAATGAGAACTAAATGAGGCTTATCGAAATAAGGTAGTTCCCACATCTACCCCatgaataaaaacaacagagtGAAGCCAGACACGAAATACGTTCGGCTAGAAatcataaaaaccaaaaaaataaaagaccgaaaataaaaatgtatataaataaatatagaccaTAAATCAGTGAGGCAGAAAGCGTGCAGATAGCCACGTTCGCGAATTCCCCAAAGTGGCTAACAGGGCAGGCAGAAAGCAGAAGGCAGCAGCTAAAACAAAAGCGAATTATGAAATCAGTGGCATGCCCCATACGGCAAGGATAATACGTACTATGGAGTCCATAGCATGGACACGCAAAACAGGCGACTGTACGCATCCACAAATCAAAGAGCGCTTCTTCATGGCTGACTGGTCACACTGGTCAGCGGCAGTCGCCAGCAGTGGGCGACAAACACTTTGGTGCGTGTCTAATGAGCTGTGCTGTTGTCCCCTACCAGCTAACTACCCGTTCCTCCCCTCCTGTCTACCCCTCCGCACCTGCGCCACTGACAATCCCCATCAAATACTTTCATGCGTATGTTgtgttaattaaaacaataagcaAAACAAGAGCAAATAAACTGATAGGCGATTAGGACACCCTGtataaatttgaaagcatttcaaaatattattttattccatTAGAACTATTTGACATATTTAGAATATAATTTGGACTGAGTTATGATAAActcatattaataattttaaattattatgaagCTTAAccaattcttaaataatttcaatattcgAACAATTGTCTAAGCAGTTCATAGTCCGGTCAGTTAACAGATCACTCTTACTGCagtctattattttatttttatttttaaaatttatttttcggtTATCcactgatttttattttttaaatttattttgacactATAAAACAGTTGtgaatcattttaaaaagcaacattaattaatttcagttcataaacaattttatttaggATATCTTATAGTCGTTACTCGCATAATATACCCGATTATACCCTATTATGCCGTAATTGTTCTTTGTTTTCCTGCTCAATGTGGCGTGGCGTCTGCTGCCGTTTGATTTAATTGCTCACGCgcaggacaacaacaacaacaatgagaatgACAACAATAGAAACAATATTGGACCAGGAGTTGCTGATTCCCAATTCCCATATCGCACCCTCTCCTCATCCTTCTTGCCAACCCCTAAGGGCCAAAATACCAAATGCTTTTTTAATGCGCATTTAATTGAGTGCGTGTGATTGTTGCtacctcttgttgttgttgttgttgcctgatatggttgttgctgccgctggtTGCCTTTTAAAGACATTTGCCAATTTGGTCATTTACAGCAGTTGAGCTGTCAGcagcttttggctttttaGCCTTAATTTTGTCGAACCATTTAACCTGAATAGGAAAACATTTCGACGATGACTTCATAGCGTTCATagctacaacaaaaaataattaactagaTTGCTTTTAATATGCTcagattgtttttgttgtttcagGCTTTAAGCCAACACTTGAGCTTTAAAGGGAAAATTGGCTGGAGAAAGCAGAACGAAAACgccataaaatatgcaacgcACATCGTACAAACTGCAAAATGGACCTAAGTATCAGCCCTGATgtatgctttaaaaattacaaatcaccgacacacacacacatatatacacagagTGAAACTTGGCAGGTTTATGTATTACTAAGTGAGGCagcagagagacagagagtgagtgagtgagagaaaaGTGACTTGTATCTACCTCATCTGTTGCTTGATTGCTTCTTATCCGAGAGGGATAATCAAATATCTTTtcctgtttttttctttcctttcctttctgctgtcgtggaaatttAATGTCAAACTCAATGAGGCTTGACTTATGGGATGTGCAAGATTTGTGTGCCTAATCCTATTCAGAATCCaatttagaattatttaaaatgtgcaGGAATTGATTGCTTAACCAACTTGTGTAAAATCATTTGTGAATAAAGGGATTGACTTGGAAAGAATTGcctgtaattttaatttttaaggaaaTAAAATTCTGGGTGTGTGGATAAAAGAGgcctgaaaaaaaaactggaatTAACGAATTTAATCAATACAATATCCTGATTTTAGAAAGATATTTTTCAGTCTACAAAACATCGACAGTAACATCGATAACATTAATAAGCTAGTTTGAAGCAGaacaattttacaaagttCTTCAATAATCTATCAGCTgacattttaagtttaatagagcatgttttattttattattttttttagcactaATCTGCAACACATGCCTTAAAAATGGGCTCCTTCCTGTGTGGAGATTTCGATCCCAGGGGACGCACATTAACACCAGCAACCAGAACGGAAATAGCAGAAGCTTCGACTTCGGCTCAAACACATTGATTGAGTGCCCATCAATTTCTCATTCGCAATTCAAACATGTCGGACCATAAACTGATGTGCCCTCCactcaaacactcacacacatacacacacaccgcGGGACAGACAcatatgtacgtgtgtgtTAGTTTATAATGAGGTTGGCAACGCGAGAGCAGAGTTGAAGCACGTGGGCGGCTACTTAAGCGAGaaagaaagacagacagacagacagacagaaagaggGATAGCGAGAAAGAGATTGCAGAAATGTATGCTTGTGGCTTAAAGCCAGTGAATAATGTTTGCgcataatcatttttaatggcTAATGAGTAGTTTCCGTCTCGGACAGGAAGTTTGTAATAAATctcagctgcagcagcaacaacaaaaatgtgaaCTAAATTGCCTTTTGCCTTGTCTTGCCTCGCTTCTGCTCTCCACTCCTTGAATTATCGTCCTCTGGCCAGCTAACTAGCCAGTCAGCCAGTTGGCCAACTATTTCCAACCAATCCAACCAAGCTCCCCCCTCACTTTCCTCCCCGCTCTTGACCAGTGAACATCGTCCATCGCTTTGTGCTTGTCAGCTGTTGGTCAAGTTTGCTTTTAGTTTCTGGTcgagttttctttttgtttgcgcgtgaattgcatttaattgtgaATGGGTGTAAACCCAGCGTCTAGTTgggtatatgtatgtatttttctgTGTGTATACGGTctctgaatgtgtgtgtgtgtgtgtgtgtgtgaatctTGATGAAGCGCAAGCCTGTTAAATTATTGACTAATGGTGCGCTATTGctggaaaatttttaaatgctgcGAGTTATGAACCGGAAATTACTTGGGAAAATATAAGTTGCCATATGCTTTTTGCTAAAGAAACGAACAAGGGTTGAAATATGCTGAATATTGCAATTAATGTGAGTCACGTTGAGGAATTTGCTAAAATTTAGAAagtttactaaaaacatataaaataatctaTTTATAGATGTGAATAGtaagtttaagaaaataagATTTGTCACTTGcttcgaaaataattaaaagaattaattaataattggaaaaaattttaattaactaaaagaATCAAGAAATCGACCATCAGTTGTgtaaagcatttttttaaaacttattaaaactGGTTTTATTTAgctataaaaatgtttctcCACTCTTAAATTTAAGGACTAGCTAACTTTGTGATTCCTGACCTTTTGCTATCCCCATCTACAAACGAATTATTTCAACTAgatattttaatgttatatGCTAGAAAAAAACCTCAAGGGAGGAAAATGTGCTTTGTCGCGgtcataaaataaacaaagcaagACAGAGACcaaagagagatagaaaaaataagaagagaGCAAGTTAACTTGTTGTCCTTGCTTCAGTGCAATTGCCAAAGGACACGGTGAGAGCGAGCCAGCAACTTAGtggcaataaaatgaaagcgaGAATAGAATCCTATTGCCAAGGAgtctttttaacattttgactttgatgtcgcgagtttatatatatatatatattttttattttttatacgttTTGTTCTACGGCTCGCACATTGTCAAAGCGGgcacactcccacacacacacacacacacaatagtTGTGCTAAATGTTCCCAAGCGCAATTCACAATGAGCCCATTTGAATTGTCATTTCGCATTTCTTAATggatattttgatttatttgactcaaaattttttttaccttatTTCTTCTACAAAAggaagtgatttttttttttttgtatcaattGCTTTCACATTTTGTGGAAAGCTGATGACGCTGCATTGATTGCTGCCCGCAGGCTTCTTTGATAGGACTCTCTCTCCTTCTTCCCGTTCCCCTTCCCCTACCATAGCACATGTCTGGCATTAATCTAAAACGCTTTATCTAAATGTGTTGCGTCGGTCCAACAACTGTCCAGCTTCTAACTCAGTCTCTGATACAGCCTCAGACTCGGTCTCCATTTTGGCCTTTGCCCTCATTTTTATTGCCTTTCGttttatttgtacatttaCAAATGGAGCTCAGAGACCCACACACTTgctcatgtgtgtgttgttgttactaaCACCTTTTTTTAAGAGCTTTAAGCAAAATTTGCAGACAAGCTCGGCGAAAAAAGCGCGTCTTTTTTTCCGTGTCATCTGGTTAAGTGCAAGTTTAAGGAGATGCCTTTATTTTCCCCACCACAAACCCATTTCCTTTTTAAAAGTCACTTGACACATATTTGTCGATTGTAAAAGAAAAGTGGTTTCGACACTTAAGAAAGAGGTTATATTCAAACACTATCGATAGGACTACCGATTAGAGTTTGATATACTTTATCTACATGTTCATATTAAAACCAATACATTTTGTAGAAGCAAATTATTCATGCATTTTCCTTATATTACATATGCATTTCCCAATTAAAAAGCCAAATAAGGTTGATAAAATCGTCTATAAGAATAACAGTAGCTTTATCTAGATTCAACGAAATCTAATCTTAGCCTAACCTAACTTTTTATTAGACTACCCgcgtttaatattttaacaatttgcttgactaaaaaaaagtatttctcCGTCACTTCAGGgaattcattttcaatttaaattaaaaaatcatatttaatcaTATGCCTTAAGctgtcataaataataattaactcATCTTTAGGTTTATCCCTGGcgataaatcaataataaaaaaagccaaCTCAGATTGAGTAGGCCAGTCAGGATAtagttaacaaattaattacagTCTTGACTTACCCGTGCGACATTGCCATAGAGGCAGACCAAATTGAAGAGCTTATCTGTGTTGGAAGTGTCATGGTCCATGCCATAGACCATCATGACAGCGCCCTGaggataaaagaaaaaaagaagttaattaaaatgctgtCCAGTTGCATCAGCTGCAGTGGCAAATGGGGATTTGCTTGTGGTTTCGATGGCCAGGAGAGAATTCTTCGTTTCTCTcatcactctctctctctctctctctggtaAGGATTGCAGCGtgtgcaaaaattttaaattaaaattaaa harbors:
- the LOC117784241 gene encoding heterogeneous nuclear ribonucleoprotein L isoform X12 codes for the protein MDNLKTNTTGAYLWQPPQQPQSQLMQQSSVPPPPQQPPPPSLLSGMPQPVRRFAGNKNNYNYVQSQAQAAADFMMGTSNPAGHLMGLGSPNPNGYRKRQPMNTGYSPAGYQHNGKSLFSIPENVVVLESQPPLLGPGTAFPPFGAPEYHPTQPDNWKGAAIHPTGLMKEPTGVVAGRNAPVAFAQQGQAQGAVMMVYGMDHDTSNTDKLFNLVCLYGNVARIKFLKTKEGTAMVQMGDSVAVERCVQHLNNIPVGTGGKIQIAFSKQNFLSEVINPFLLPDHTPSFKEYTGSKNNRFLSPAQASKNRIQPPSKILHFFNTPPGLTEDQLIGIFNIKEVPATSVRLFPLKTERSSSGLIEFPNISQAVLAIMKCNHLPIEGKGTKFPFIMKLCFSSSKSMNGAWNNAANEGMIEKENDGDIKVEIYN
- the LOC117784241 gene encoding heterogeneous nuclear ribonucleoprotein L isoform X10, coding for MDNLKTNTTGAYLWQPPQQPQSQLMQQSSVPPPPQQPPPPSLLSGMPQPVRRFAGNKNNYNYVQSQAQAAADFMMGTSNPAGHLMGLGSPNPNGYRKRQPMNTGYSPAGYQHNEPPLLGPGTAFPPFGAPEYHPTQPDNWKGAAIHPTGLMKEPTGVVAGRNAPVAFAQQGQAQGAVMMVYGMDHDTSNTDKLFNLVCLYGNVARIKFLKTKEGTAMVQMGDSVAVERCVQHLNNIPVGTGGKIQIAFSKQNFLSEVINPFLLPDHTPSFKEYTGSKNNRFLSPAQASKNRIQPPSKILHFFNTPPGLTEDQLIGIFNIKEVPATSVRLFPLKTERSSSGLIEFPNISQAVLAIMKCNHLPIEGKGTKFPFIMKLCFSSSKSMNGAWNNAANEGMIEKENDGDIKVEIYN